A window from Cryptomeria japonica chromosome 1, Sugi_1.0, whole genome shotgun sequence encodes these proteins:
- the LOC131070597 gene encoding endochitinase 4-like, whose product MEKFTGALVLMTMASLILVGEIHFGSAQKTPTPSPSIESIVTKDFFNRIKSGIPATCKGKSFYTYEGFISAAKAKVFSGFGTTGSLTVRKRELAAFFANVAHETGSLCYIEEILKSTYCQSSTQYPCAPGKQYYGRGPLQLTWNYNYGAAGHFLGLPLLKNPELVAQKPDIAFKTSLWFWMRNSNCHIAMTSPAGSGFAGTIRAINSGECRGGRPAAVQSRVNLYKKLCGWLKVTTGPNLSC is encoded by the exons ATGGAAAAATTCACAGGAGCTTTAGTGTTGATGACGATGGCGTCGTTGATATTAGTTGGAGAGATACATTTTGGGTCGGCACAGAAGACCCCTACTCCCTCTCCATCCATTGAATCCATTGTCACTAAGGACTTCTTTAACCGTATTAAATCAGGAATTCCTGCTACTTGTAAGGGAAAGAGCTTCTACACTTACGAAGGCTTTATCAGTGCAGCTAAAGCTAAAGTATTCTCTGGTTTTGGCACCACCGGATCTCTTACAGTTCGTAAGAGAGAGCTTGCTGCTTTCTTTGCTAACGTAGCCCATGAGACTGGAA GTCTGTGTTATATCGAAGAAATTCTAAAGAGTACCTACTGCCAAAGTTCTACCCAATATCCTTGTGCGCCTGGGAAGCAATACTACGGACGGGGACCTCTTCAGCTAACATG GAACTACAACTACGGAGCAGCCGGACATTTTTTGGGACTTCCGTTGCTGAAAAACCCAGAGTTGGTGGCACAAAAGCCGGACATTGCCTTCAAGACATCTCTGTGGTTTTGGATGAGAAACAGCAACTGTCACATAGCCATGACTTCCCCAGCGGGTAGCGGATTTGCAGGAACAATCAGAGCAATCAATAGCGGAGAATGCAGGGGAGGGCGTCCAGCGGCGGTGCAGAGTCGAGtgaatttatataaaaaattatgtgGATGGCTGAAAGTCACTACCGGTCCCAATCTTTCAtgttga